TCGCATGCAGCGAGGTGGCTTGCGTCTCCACCGCAGTCTACAGCTGTCCCTCGTCTTGCGTAGCGCTCGGGAGCTCTACCTTTCAGCCAAGGTAGAGGCTCAGCAGCCCGAGTTCGCGCCATCTGACAGCACTCTGGACCCTCGCCTGCACCCGCCGCGGGCGGCCGAAGCTGCGGGGAGAGCGGCGCCCCCCGACGCCGAGCAGCAGCTCCCGGAGGCCATGGACACGCAAGAGGAAGCGCTGCGAGGCCAGGAGACCCCCGCGCCCTGCGACCCGCCTCCCGCCAGAGCCAGCCGCAAGCGCCGGGGCAGCAGCCACCCGAGCGACGGCGCTGACGCCGGGCTGGTCCCAAGCAAGAAGGCCCGCCTAGAAGAGGTGGAAAGGGAGGAGACGTCGGAGGTCGCCGATCGCCTGCAACTTACTCCCGCACAGGCCGAGGGTGCCTTCCCTAGCCTCGCCCGCGTCCTCCAAAGGCGCTTCTCCAGTCTGCTGAACTGTGGGCCGCCCCCGCCGGCGCCCCCCGCCTGCGAGGCCACGCCAGCCTGCCGCCCGGCCGACAGCATGCTCAGCGTGCTGGTGCGAGCCGTGGTGGCCTTCTGAGGAGTCCGAGCCGCGTCGCCGGAGCCGAAAACGCACACCCGTGGCCAGGGCCGGCTGGGGAAGGTCGGCGGGACCGGTGGAGAAGAGCCGCGGCCCGGGCTGCCAGAGGCCCGGGGAAGGACTGAGGAGCTGAGGGCGCGGGCGCCTGCCTTCTCCCACAGTGCGTCCACAGGTGCTGTTAAGGACTGTCCCCTCCCTGGCTGGGAGAAGGGACACCTGGATCTTGAA
The DNA window shown above is from Cricetulus griseus strain 17A/GY chromosome 3, alternate assembly CriGri-PICRH-1.0, whole genome shotgun sequence and carries:
- the Ier2 gene encoding immediate early response gene 2 protein isoform X2 — translated: MSIALRSLWPLWKARMRPSDWAWRLRDVIPALLKERRRASPAGICSSGPAGLSLLSGQQPQPQPQRPSESVPGSRQASMEAQKEAQRIMTLSVWKMYHSRMQRGGLRLHRSLQLSLVLRSARELYLSAKVEAQQPEFAPSDSTLDPRLHPPRAAEAAGRAAPPDAEQQLPEAMDTQEEALRGQETPAPCDPPPARASRKRRGSSHPSDGADAGLVPSKKARLEEVEREETSEVADRLQLTPAQAEGAFPSLARVLQRRFSSLLNCGPPPPAPPACEATPACRPADSMLSVLVRAVVAF